In a genomic window of Methanosarcina horonobensis HB-1 = JCM 15518:
- a CDS encoding DUF2795 domain-containing protein, which yields MQASATEVQNALGNLNYPIKKRQLVEEAKRQNVSNDVMQILENIPNREYDSSSNVMQEFEGFQKAVQVFHNRQYPARKQELVEEAKNLHVRDVIVRALEACPDKEYSSPADVFNECRARLQGENSI from the coding sequence ATGCAAGCAAGTGCTACTGAAGTTCAAAATGCTTTAGGAAACTTGAATTATCCTATAAAGAAGAGACAACTTGTCGAGGAAGCTAAAAGGCAAAATGTCAGTAACGATGTAATGCAGATTCTTGAGAATATTCCAAATAGGGAATACGATAGTTCTTCCAATGTCATGCAAGAATTCGAAGGTTTTCAGAAGGCTGTACAGGTTTTTCATAACAGGCAGTATCCTGCAAGAAAGCAGGAACTTGTTGAGGAAGCTAAAAATCTGCACGTTCGCGATGTGATAGTAAGAGCTCTTGAGGCCTGTCCGGACAAGGAATACAGCAGTCCTGCCGATGTTTTCAACGAATGCAGAGCTAGGCTACAGGGTGAAAACTCAATTTAG